The following coding sequences lie in one Sandaracinaceae bacterium genomic window:
- a CDS encoding SRPBCC family protein produces MSKKKIALGVLGVLALGIAGFSAYVATRPTSYTVVRSQVVSGTPEVVAPYLTDLRQWILWNPWDELEPTSIKEYSDPASGVGAWYTWAGEDVGSGRMEITAITPTRVDYALHFTAPMDDHAVVYMELAPQGADTRVTWTIEGELSFMGRAMDAIVGMDSMLGADFERGLAKLERLLSSAH; encoded by the coding sequence ATGTCGAAGAAGAAGATCGCTCTCGGGGTGCTGGGTGTCCTGGCCCTCGGTATTGCAGGGTTCTCTGCCTACGTCGCCACGCGGCCCACGAGCTACACCGTGGTGCGCAGTCAGGTGGTGAGTGGGACACCCGAGGTGGTGGCGCCCTACCTCACGGACCTGCGCCAGTGGATCCTCTGGAACCCGTGGGACGAGCTCGAGCCCACGTCGATCAAAGAGTACTCGGACCCGGCTTCGGGCGTGGGCGCCTGGTACACGTGGGCCGGCGAGGACGTGGGCTCGGGCCGCATGGAGATCACGGCGATCACCCCCACGCGCGTGGACTATGCGCTGCACTTCACGGCGCCCATGGACGACCACGCGGTGGTCTACATGGAGCTCGCGCCGCAGGGCGCAGACACACGCGTGACCTGGACCATCGAGGGCGAGCTCAGCTTCATGGGCCGCGCGATGGACGCCATCGTGGGCATGGACAGCATGCTGGGGGCCGACTTCGAGCGCGGCCTCGCCAAGCTGGAGCGGCTGCTCAGCTCGGCGCACTAG
- a CDS encoding TIGR02147 family protein, translated as MDRPSDADVEAEIDVFDYLDFRAFLRDFYVHEKATKKGFSFRAFSRRAGLSSPNHLKRVMEGDRNLALETARKFAKACRLTGDAAHYFEELVRLEQATTVKERQEVHGALSGFRGYRQAQQLDMAHAAYHAQWYVPAIRELAGRADFDGSAKWLAERLWPKISLAEANRALHTLKELGLLVTDADGRLVQASDVVTTGPELPAVHIANYHLMMLERAAASIDLIPSSERDISSVTLLLSEGGVARIKARIQRFRRELLELAVAESAGTQVVQVGFQLFPLSLPPDREP; from the coding sequence ATGGACCGCCCCAGCGACGCCGACGTGGAAGCCGAGATCGACGTGTTCGACTACCTCGACTTCCGGGCGTTTCTCCGTGACTTCTACGTGCACGAGAAGGCGACGAAGAAGGGATTCTCGTTCCGCGCGTTCAGTCGTCGCGCTGGGCTCAGCTCTCCGAATCATCTCAAGCGCGTGATGGAGGGTGACCGCAACCTCGCGCTCGAGACGGCCAGGAAGTTCGCGAAGGCCTGTCGCCTGACGGGCGACGCCGCGCACTACTTCGAGGAGCTGGTGCGCCTCGAGCAGGCCACAACGGTCAAGGAGCGCCAGGAAGTGCACGGGGCGCTCTCGGGCTTTCGGGGGTATCGCCAGGCGCAGCAGCTGGACATGGCCCACGCTGCCTATCACGCGCAGTGGTACGTCCCCGCCATCCGAGAGCTGGCAGGGCGTGCGGACTTCGACGGCAGCGCGAAGTGGCTGGCGGAGCGCCTGTGGCCGAAGATCTCCCTCGCGGAGGCCAACCGCGCGCTCCACACGCTGAAGGAGCTGGGGCTGCTCGTCACCGACGCCGACGGCCGACTGGTTCAGGCCAGCGACGTGGTCACCACCGGGCCCGAGCTGCCTGCGGTGCACATCGCCAACTACCACCTGATGATGCTCGAGCGCGCTGCCGCCAGCATCGACTTGATCCCGTCGAGCGAGCGCGACATCTCGAGCGTGACGCTGTTGCTGTCCGAGGGCGGGGTGGCACGCATCAAGGCCCGCATCCAGCGCTTCCGGCGGGAGCTCCTCGAGCTGGCGGTGGCCGAGTCTGCGGGCACCCAGGTCGTCCAGGTCGGTTTCCAGCTCTTTCCCCTCTCATTGCCCCCGGACCGCGAACCATGA
- a CDS encoding YciI family protein yields the protein MLYALLCCNPEDVVCAWTKEEDDAVMARLGVVHERWERAGKLKPAIRLLPTTAATTLRKADGLVLDGPYAETKEQLLGFYIVDVASLEEGLQFARELTEANPGGAYELRPVGLYLPGSPVSSAQGTGT from the coding sequence ATGCTTTACGCCCTGCTTTGCTGCAATCCTGAAGACGTCGTCTGTGCCTGGACCAAGGAGGAGGACGACGCCGTGATGGCGCGCCTCGGGGTGGTGCACGAGCGCTGGGAGCGCGCCGGGAAGCTGAAGCCGGCCATTCGCCTGCTGCCCACCACGGCAGCCACCACGCTGCGCAAGGCCGATGGCCTGGTGCTGGACGGGCCGTATGCCGAGACCAAGGAGCAGCTGCTGGGCTTCTACATCGTGGACGTGGCGAGCCTCGAAGAGGGGCTGCAGTTCGCGCGCGAGCTGACCGAGGCCAACCCGGGCGGCGCCTACGAGCTTCGCCCGGTGGGGCTGTATCTGCCGGGCTCGCCCGTCAGCAGCGCGCAAGGCACCGGAACCTGA
- a CDS encoding RNA polymerase sigma factor — protein MSDLGYMQSALGAARPRAVAALLRYFRDLDLAEEAYQEACLRALKVWPENGPPRDPAGWLIMVGRNAALDSVRRSARQTPLCEAPPERVHGLPTDTEAELVERLDDSHYRDDVLRLLFICCHPELPSTQQIALALRIVSGLSVPQIARAFVVTEAAMEQRITRAKGKVAAAGVPFGNPTPAERAERLGAVAAMLQLVFNEGYSAAAEPERAPLADEAIRLMRLLLRMFPAEPELMGLLALMLLQHSRAAARFGAAGEAILLDDQDRSRWNTRLIHEGLALIDKAMRHRAPGAYQVQAAIAALHARASTPADTDWAQIDLLYGTLERLTPSPVVTLNRAVAVSKVRGPEPALAMVEPLGERLAGYFHFHGLRGGLSLQLGRPQEARAAFDRAIALATTAAEAAHIRMHLDRLR, from the coding sequence GTGAGCGACCTCGGGTACATGCAGAGCGCCCTCGGTGCCGCGCGACCGCGCGCCGTGGCGGCCCTGCTGCGCTACTTCCGCGACCTCGACCTCGCGGAAGAGGCCTACCAGGAGGCGTGCCTGCGGGCGCTCAAGGTGTGGCCCGAGAACGGACCGCCGCGTGACCCGGCCGGCTGGCTCATCATGGTGGGCCGCAACGCCGCGCTCGACAGCGTCCGCCGCAGCGCCCGGCAGACGCCCCTGTGCGAGGCCCCGCCCGAGCGCGTGCACGGGCTGCCCACGGACACCGAGGCCGAGCTGGTGGAGCGCCTGGACGACAGCCACTACCGCGACGACGTGCTGCGGCTGCTGTTCATCTGCTGCCACCCCGAGCTGCCGTCCACGCAGCAGATCGCGCTCGCGCTGCGCATCGTGTCGGGGCTGAGCGTGCCGCAGATCGCGCGCGCCTTCGTGGTGACCGAGGCCGCCATGGAGCAGCGCATCACGCGCGCCAAAGGCAAGGTGGCCGCTGCGGGCGTGCCCTTCGGCAACCCCACGCCAGCCGAGCGCGCCGAGCGCCTGGGCGCCGTGGCCGCCATGCTGCAGCTGGTGTTCAACGAGGGCTACAGCGCCGCCGCCGAGCCCGAGCGCGCGCCGCTGGCCGACGAGGCCATCCGGCTGATGCGCCTCTTGCTGCGCATGTTCCCGGCCGAGCCCGAGCTGATGGGGCTCCTGGCGCTGATGCTGCTGCAGCACTCCCGCGCCGCTGCGCGCTTCGGCGCTGCGGGCGAGGCCATCCTGCTGGACGACCAGGACCGCTCGCGCTGGAACACGCGCCTCATCCACGAGGGCCTCGCGCTCATCGACAAGGCCATGCGCCACCGCGCGCCCGGTGCCTACCAGGTGCAGGCCGCCATCGCCGCGCTGCACGCGCGCGCCAGCACCCCGGCCGACACCGACTGGGCGCAGATCGACCTCTTGTACGGCACGCTCGAGCGCCTGACGCCGTCGCCCGTGGTCACGCTCAACCGCGCGGTGGCCGTGTCCAAAGTGCGTGGCCCCGAGCCCGCGCTCGCCATGGTGGAGCCACTGGGCGAGCGGCTGGCCGGCTACTTCCACTTCCACGGCCTGCGCGGCGGTCTGTCTCTGCAGCTGGGCCGCCCGCAGGAAGCCCGCGCGGCGTTCGACCGCGCCATCGCGCTTGCCACCACGGCCGCCGAGGCCGCCCACATCCGCATGCACCTCGACCGCCTGCGCTGA
- a CDS encoding SRPBCC family protein produces the protein MTTEITPMDERELVLTRLVDVPAEKLYRCWTEPALLTQWFAPLPWTTPHAELDVRAGGANRITMRSPEGEDMPNEGIYLEVVPNQKLVITDAFRAGWMPTAAAFMVIVLTFTPEDGKTRYIARARHWTKEAAEQHEQMGFHTGWGICADQLVALAKTL, from the coding sequence ATGACCACCGAGATCACTCCCATGGACGAGCGCGAGCTCGTGCTCACCCGCCTCGTCGACGTGCCCGCCGAGAAGCTCTATCGCTGCTGGACCGAGCCGGCCCTGCTCACGCAGTGGTTCGCGCCGCTGCCATGGACCACCCCGCACGCCGAGCTGGACGTGCGCGCCGGCGGCGCCAACCGCATCACCATGCGCAGCCCCGAGGGCGAGGACATGCCCAACGAGGGCATCTACCTCGAGGTGGTGCCCAACCAGAAGCTGGTGATCACCGACGCGTTCCGCGCGGGCTGGATGCCCACGGCCGCCGCGTTCATGGTGATCGTGCTGACGTTCACGCCGGAGGACGGCAAGACGCGCTACATCGCACGCGCCCGCCACTGGACCAAGGAGGCCGCCGAGCAGCACGAGCAGATGGGCTTCCACACGGGCTGGGGCATCTGCGCCGACCAGCTGGTCGCGCTCGCCAAGACGCTCTGA